The following DNA comes from Oreochromis niloticus isolate F11D_XX linkage group LG23, O_niloticus_UMD_NMBU, whole genome shotgun sequence.
TCTTAAGTTTTCTACACGTTGCTTGAAAGAAGTGCATATGAAAAAGCAAGTCAGATATACTGAGATCAGGTTTAAATTGATCTTTAACCTCGTAACTTTCTACTGTTAAGTTTACATTGTGCTGATGTAAGAATAGTGCACTAAACTCACACCCTCAACACAACCAATGCAAAATGTCTATAATGCTGTCCAAATCCTGCCTATTCATGTCTGCAAAGGGCTTAACTCGGACTGTGATATGGCCGTGACTGGTGATTAGgacaggaaaataaataaataaaataaaatagagtaACACTggagaaatcttttttttttcctgcatggGTAACACAGGTGTTtggaacaccacaaacacaacaaccaggGGATCTAAGCAGATTTGGGCAGAGCTAAATTGGAACACTGGACATATAAAATACTTACATCATCATATTGGAAGGTGACAGATCCCTGTTGCATGACATCTCTCCGCCTGAAGTTGTCTGTAAAAGGCAGAGTAAGATCAGGGTCACGATttcaaaaaaaatcatttcttgCTGCTTCGTGAATCACACGTAAGGATGGAGCAAAGTGGAACGTCGCAGCACGCTACAGCGAACAGCAGGGGAATACAGGTGAAATGAAAGCTATGTCTGCGTTTGCAATGGCTGATCACTGAACATGTCAGACCTCGTCTGTCTTCTCATACCTGTGAGAGCTCGGAGTTTCACACAGCAGGCCACATAGTCATCGAAGAAGATCCTGCCCCCTTTGTTGTATCGCTTGAGAATAGCATTCAGGGCCTGTGGACTGATGCGGTagcctgtaaaaaaaaaaaaaggggggggggtttaCAATATCAGGCTCATCATTCCTGTCAATCTGCTGATCAAAAGTTGTGTCACTGTGAAATAATCTACTGGATCTGAAATCACAAGAACGCTCCTATGAGCAAAATAAAGCTCAATATTTTATTCTCTAATCACAGTGGAAACAAGTGCTTCACTGCTGTCTTTTGCAAGCAAGCTGCAAAGCACTtcatagacagatagatagagataaatacattttttttacaataattgaaagatttaataatgataaaaaccaGTATCACCAGCATTTCGTGGTACTGTGTCTCAAGATCAAGGCCTGCCGTTATGGAATCGTCTGTTTATAGCATTAATCCGTGGCTTTATAAGTCATATTGCCTGTACTTTattctctacagtttaaaagcTTTATCCACTTTACATTCATAAATATGGCCAATTTAGAAATGCCAATTAACCTTAAATGCCTGTCTTTGCACTGTCCAAGGAAGTCGGAGTACCCAGATAAACCTACActggcacagggagaacatgcagactccAAGCAGAGAAGCCTGGAGGCTGGAGCCCAGTACCTTCTCACTGTGAGGGCCAAGTGGTAACTCCAGTAAAACCCAGTCACATATTATTAGGTCTAATTAAGTGTCACTAAATTAAAGATGATATTAACCATCAAGTATCTGATGCTGAAATGTTAGGACTCTTACCCATGGCGCTGATAGCCTGAGTCATCTCGTGAGGTTCTACAGTTCCACTCCGATCCTGGTCAAACATCATGAAGTTCTGCTTCCAGCCATTGAGAGCTGAAAACAGCTCCTTAAACTCACTGAAACCCATCTTGCCCGTGAAGTCTCTCTGGTGACAGGTTGGTTAAGATTTAAGCGCAGATATGAGGACAGTAATTGCTGTAACAAAGCAAAGGTTGTGTCACGCCTGCTATATATCTGAGGAATTTGACCTGAAAAGTTTGATTAGGATATGACGAGCAGCATATTGTAGCTACTTAGACCAAAGATACTGTACAAAAAAGGATACATCTAGCATTGCAATCATGATCCTGCATGTGTCCAGGCTGAAGGCTGTAAAGATAATAGACATGTCAGAAATTACTTGaggcaacatttttattttcattttaaagataacACAAGAGTACTGCCTGGTGGTTGAAAGCAGCTTTCAGAGCTAATACCATACTCAAAGCATCCCAAGATAACGTCTGGTTTTAGGAAGCTCCTAAAAGAAGTTCCATTTGACTCCAAATCTTATGACTACTACAAGGTTTCTCAATAAAGCTCTAAACTAGTATTTGCTCCTGTGAAAAAGCTGGTGGTGATATAGATTACTTGTTAGCTCACAACAAAGACTGCTGCAGATAATTTACTTGCTGAATCACTGTTTTAAACCTGTTAACCAATCACTACAGAtacagtagctgtgtccaaaaTCACTCATCTGTTCAGTCATTCACTACCTTCTTTATAATAGACAGTCAACAGTCCAATGAGCAATAGACCAATGGCTATGAAGATCAAATGCAACATGCCATACTCCAAAAATGGCAGAACTGTACAGCTTCAGAATCTCCTAAGTCAAATATTAGAGCCAACAGAAGGTTTTCATAAACGTGACTTTTCTGTAAAGATGTATTTTTTACGACCAAACTTTCACATGTGCAGTTACATTCTTGCAACGTGTGTTAACCTCATCCTTCCTCTTAACTCTGCGGGGTGTTTCAATAACTGTTTGGGCCTTTCACTTCTCTCTTGGAGCTCAGCACTGTGTGGAACTACATGTATAAACATGTGAGAGCTGCCCTATTAGGGATAAGGGGGCGGGCCAGAGGACGGCTTTAGGA
Coding sequences within:
- the gca gene encoding grancalcin; this encodes MAYPGYGGYGGQMPGMPPQGMPGGPMGGPMPGNMGGPMGGGPPQGGYAPYGSYPGTFGAQPPAANDPMWGYFTAIAGQDGEIDAEELQRCLTQAGFTGSYSPFSLDTCRIMIAMLDRDFTGKMGFSEFKELFSALNGWKQNFMMFDQDRSGTVEPHEMTQAISAMGYRISPQALNAILKRYNKGGRIFFDDYVACCVKLRALTDNFRRRDVMQQGSVTFQYDDFILCTMAI